A single region of the Triticum dicoccoides isolate Atlit2015 ecotype Zavitan chromosome 2B, WEW_v2.0, whole genome shotgun sequence genome encodes:
- the LOC119362260 gene encoding uncharacterized protein LOC119362260, whose amino-acid sequence MPTHGGGCEGSRRGVIKATIADRDDPGEAMRKKFDGMREKLESAANSEDWNSVLRIVEKLILPPDSEPREYVMKLDQDLQKIAALQAKDWLVNKLKKQNSVPSYENPVLKYSDLQQWPVSLALGDFKLDLIEMAFSNPSQECSLSNFISYFSDRLCNNDQNFTFRHGEESCHLLEYQTPNKQQPRWMLIKMKKDNARAEIYIRSDHFYLCAFSNKKGEIFELVKEDCLRIIKSSVAFGCSTDYPSILNDERPRLIPEGECEKRLLDIILNMEEFSHGIEVLSNYDHSILSKHDVSEAEKQRLIQEVQEALAWNVVVLAEVSCIVNLFVSVNGNWKESCSSLTKLLYEYMMHWKVMLNKACNGAIDAKFEENIVAKILLRFRCEAIKVLNLLCNAKGPGIIKNGEDGKGSEEDSGPSRGNDKEQKTSGSSSGLFGHGKDKETNTPGSGPLDSYDDNLEGDRDGGKQKENYNDSRPGTSEISKIAMAFMGGLIVGKNWVQPLINKRSMEPFVITKRGVESLIISRRSVEPLMVPLLPDSLGSAYASGLGQVLSLVPDFLMSSHVRGLDPMLVNFIKNSPEEDMVNFIKNSIPSQPYFPTGQTLLEFFSIHTNLCLIKTIILYDNRGGTLIYESKEGEKDQFIKRRSIWLSEDIGRKPYAFMESLVLKGPSRPMTAHDGYWIIQIDVPVESSFEPEHHHPVIPGRVLYLNDDFLDKPRGNLISIRGGLVNITSVTFSNAVRSSIRFLLCSHQDGSFTKVEGMLILSVENYPFGFTIFKNQVEDDAVHFVRQSGTVFELPLTRHVLALPIGSRVHVLGTLKLATLKVFVDQYLVLDKNVAWAGWTVETGLYAAICIEASSFL is encoded by the exons GCGACAATTGCTGACAGAGATGACCCTGGTGAAGCTATGAGAAAAAAGTTCGATGGCATGCGTGAAAAATTGGAGTCTGCTGCGAATTCTGAAGATTGGAATAGTGTTCTGAGAATAGTAGAGAAGCTGATTCTTCCTCCTGATAGTGAACCAAGGGAATACGTAATGAAATTGGACCAAGATCTGCAGAAG ATCGCAGCTTTGCAAGCAAAAGACTGGCTTGTGAACAAGCTGAAGAAGCAGAACTCAGTTCCATCATATGAAAATCCTGTCCTAAAATATTCTGATTTACAACAGTGGCCTGTGAG CCTTGCGTTGGGAGATTTTAAACTTGATCTGATTGAGATGGCTTTTTCGAACCCAAGCCAAGAATGTTCTCTAAGTAATTTTATCAGCTACTTCAGTGATCGGCTGTGTAACAATGACCAAAATTTTACATTTCGACATGGAGAAGAATCATGTCACCTATTGGAATATCAGACACCTAATAAACAGCAACCCAGATGGATGTTGATTAAAATGAAGAAAGATAATGCTCGAGCCGAGATTTACATTAGGAGCGATCACTTCTACCTTTGTGCTTTCAGTAACAAAAAGGGTGAAATCTTTGAGCTTGTGAAGGAAGATTGTCTGCGAATAATCAAAAGTTCTGTTGCATTTGGCTGTAGCACAGACTACCCAAGCATACTGAACGACGAAAGACCTCGACTGATTCCAGAAGGTGAATGTGAAAAGAGGTTGTTGGACATAATTCTAAATATGGAGGAATTTTCACATGGCATCGAAGTGCTGTCAAACTATGACCACAGTATTCTGTCAAAACATGATGTGAGTGAGGCTGAAAAACAACGACTCATTCAAGAAGTGCAAGAGGCATTAGCTTGGAATGTAGTGGTTTTAGCTGAAGTTTCATGCATCGTTAATCTATTTGTATCCGTCAATGGAAACTGGAAAGAGAGTTGTTCAAGCTTGACAAAACTCTTGTATGAGTATATGATGCATTGGAAGGTAATGTTAAATAAGGCCTGCAACGGTGCCATTGATGCCAAGTTTGAGGAGAACATAGTGGCTAAAATCTTGCTGCGATTTAGATGTGAAGCAATTAAGGTGCTTAATCTGCTGTGCAACGCGAAGGGTCCTGGAATTATTAAGAATGGTGAAGATGGCAAAGGATCAGAGGAAGATTCTGGACCATCTCGTGGTAATGACAAAGAGCAAAAGACATCTGGATCTAGTTCTGGACTGTTTGGACATGGTAAGGACAAAGAAACAAACACACCTGGATCTGGACCACTTGATAGTTATGATGACAACCTGGAGGGTGACCGTGATGGTGGAAAACAGAAGGAAAATTATAATGATAGCAGGCCAGGGACCAGTGAGATCAGCAAAATAGCAATGGCTTTCATGGGAGGATTGATAGTTGGCAAGAACTGGGTTCAGCCTTTGATCAACAAAAGAAGCATGGAACCTTTTGTCATCACAAAAAGAGGGGTGGAATCTTTGATCATCAGCAGAAGAAGCGTGGAACCTTTGATGGTGCCATTGCTACCTGATTCTCTAGGATCTGCATATGCAAGTGGTTTGGGTCAGGTCTTGTCATTAGTACCTGATTTTTTGATGTCTTCACATGTACGTGGTTTGGATCCGATGCTGGTTAACTTCATCAAGAATTCGCCTGAGGAAGATATGGTTAACTTCATCAAGAATTCTATCCCCTCACAACCATATTTTCCTACAGGCCAGACTCTCTTAGAATTTTTTTCTATCCACACAAATTTGTGCTTAATAAAGACTATCATACTTTATGATAATCGCGGTGGTACTTTAATCTACGAGTCCAAGGAAGGAGAAAAGGACCAGTTTATTAAAAGACGCTCCATTTGGTTATCAGAGGATATAGGAAGAAAACCTTATGCTTTCATG GAATCTCTTGTTCTCAAAGGCCCTAGCCGTCCCATGACTGCTCATGATGGGTACTGGATCATTCAAATTGATGTTCCGGTTGAATCATCTTTCGAGCCTGAACACCACCACCCTGTAATACCTGGTCGAGTATTATATTTGAATGATGATTTCCTTGACAAACCCAGGGGCAATTTAATTTCTATCAGAGGTGGCCTTGTTAACATCACATCAGTGACTTTCAGCAATGCGGTTCGCTCTTCAATCCGATTTTTACTTTGTTCCCACCAAGATGGCAGTTTTACTAAAGTGGAGGGCATGCTTATATTATCTGTTGAAAATTATCCATTTGGCTTCACTATTTTCAAAAATCAAGTCGAGGATGATGCTGTTCATTTTGTTAGACAGAGTGGCACAGTATTTGAACTTCCCTTGACTCGGCATGTTCTTGCACTGCCTATAGGATCTCGTGTACATGTCTTGGGGACTTTGAAACTAGCGACTTTGAAAGTGTTTGTAGATCAGTATCTGGTGCTCGACAAGAATGTTGCATGGGCTGGATGGACTGTGGAGACGGGTCTGTATGCTGCTATATGCATTGAGGCAAGTTCTTTTCTCTAG